Genomic DNA from Filimonas effusa:
TCGAAGTTGAACTTGCCGTTTTTCCAGGCAATCACCTTATCAACTGCTACATTTTCTACCACCTGTATATTGTTTGAAGTCAGCTTAGCCTGCTGGCCGGGGTGTAACCGTACCTTTTCGGAAACAGTGGCAGCGGAAACGGCCACAGCGCCCTGCAGCAGTGTTGTACGAATGTTCGCTTCATTATCATAAGCATTGATATTGAATGCTGTACCTAATACTTCCACTTCTGCCTTACCATTAACCCGGACGATAAAAGGCTTTGCCGGATCTGCGGCTACCTCGAAATAAGCCTCACCTGTGACTTCCACCAGGCGCTTTTCAGCCGTAAACGAAACGGGATAACGTATAGCGCTTGCAGAATTCAGCCATACCTGCGTACCATCGGCAAGCGTAAGGTGAAACTGCCTGCTTCTGGGTGTAGACATGGTATTATAGGCTGTTACATTTTCGTTGCCTTCATAGATGAGCGCGCCGTTTATCACCTTTGCATTTACACCACCCTGCAGCGCAAGCGTGGCATTTTTAACAGTATCCAGGGAAATCTGCGAGCCATTTTCAAGCGTCAGGATGGCGCCCTGTTTACCAGGCAAAATATCCGTGGCAGCAACAGGGTTGTTTGCTGTATTTTTTGCCGGCTGCCTGGTAACAATTACCAAAGACAAGGCTGCCACAACTATGAGTATAGCGGCAGCAGCTGTCCAGCGCCACGGGCGCAGGAAGAAACTGCTGCGTTGTGGAGATGCCGGTTCAGCTGTGCTAAAAATGGCGGATAATATACCGTTGCTCGTGGGCAGATCGGGCTCGTCGGTGGCAGTAGCCTCCTTATACGCTTTATCGAGCAGGTTGTTGATAATATGCTCGTGCTCCGGCAATGCAGCCATAGCTATCCACTCGTCTCGTTCCGCCGGCGTGGCGGATTGATCCAAACAACGTTCAAAAAGGTACGATAGTCGTTCTACAGTCATTAAAAAG
This window encodes:
- a CDS encoding FecR family protein, which gives rise to MTVERLSYLFERCLDQSATPAERDEWIAMAALPEHEHIINNLLDKAYKEATATDEPDLPTSNGILSAIFSTAEPASPQRSSFFLRPWRWTAAAAILIVVAALSLVIVTRQPAKNTANNPVAATDILPGKQGAILTLENGSQISLDTVKNATLALQGGVNAKVINGALIYEGNENVTAYNTMSTPRSRQFHLTLADGTQVWLNSASAIRYPVSFTAEKRLVEVTGEAYFEVAADPAKPFIVRVNGKAEVEVLGTAFNINAYDNEANIRTTLLQGAVAVSAATVSEKVRLHPGQQAKLTSNNIQVVENVAVDKVIAWKNGKFNFEGLSFAEISRELERWYDIEIIFEGKMPDKAIWGGMSKDVPLSGVLEYFKGLDIRYRQEGRTLIISS